One Veillonellales bacterium DNA segment encodes these proteins:
- a CDS encoding biotin-dependent carboxyltransferase family protein, which produces MITVIQQGDFTTIQDGGRWGYQAWGMPVAGAMDCYARRVANLLAGNKESAAVIEMTGVGAAFKFDEEQLIAVCGADMQGKVNGRPIDNWLSLLVPPKGELRFSAATAGYRAYLAVRGGIDVPVVLGSRSTYTGAKIGGYEGRTLRQGDVLYAGRDSEAKAVLHKLPAQYVPHYGAEYTLRVILGPQDNLFAKTAMHTFFAATYTIAASSDRVNYQLTGPKISMIGKADIVSDAVGLGAIQIPSYGMPYIVAADHGTTRGFAKLGYVIQVDLAKLAQAKPDDRVRFTCVTKEEAVDALKEEQQWYREIAAQVR; this is translated from the coding sequence ATGATTACAGTCATCCAACAAGGCGACTTTACAACGATACAGGACGGAGGCCGCTGGGGTTATCAGGCCTGGGGCATGCCGGTTGCCGGCGCTATGGACTGCTATGCCCGGCGGGTTGCCAATCTGCTGGCCGGAAACAAGGAAAGCGCGGCGGTGATTGAGATGACCGGGGTGGGCGCAGCATTCAAGTTCGATGAGGAGCAGCTTATTGCTGTTTGCGGCGCAGATATGCAGGGGAAGGTCAATGGCAGGCCGATTGACAATTGGTTGTCTTTGCTGGTTCCGCCAAAGGGCGAACTTCGATTTAGTGCAGCTACAGCCGGTTACCGGGCTTATTTGGCTGTACGCGGCGGAATTGATGTTCCCGTCGTGCTGGGAAGCAGATCGACGTATACCGGCGCCAAAATCGGCGGTTACGAGGGCAGAACGCTGCGCCAGGGTGATGTTCTGTATGCCGGCCGGGACAGTGAAGCAAAAGCGGTTTTGCATAAACTGCCGGCTCAGTATGTTCCCCACTATGGTGCGGAATATACGTTGCGGGTGATTCTTGGCCCCCAGGACAATTTGTTTGCCAAGACGGCAATGCATACCTTTTTTGCCGCTACTTATACGATTGCCGCTTCCTCCGACCGGGTGAATTATCAGCTTACCGGGCCGAAAATTTCAATGATTGGTAAGGCGGATATTGTATCAGATGCCGTCGGTTTGGGGGCAATTCAAATTCCTTCATACGGTATGCCGTATATTGTCGCGGCTGATCATGGGACTACCCGCGGTTTTGCCAAGCTGGGCTATGTGATTCAGGTGGATTTAGCCAAACTGGCTCAGGCAAAGCCGGATGACAGGGTTCGTTTTACCTGCGTTACGAAAGAGGAAGCGGTTGACGCTTTAAAAGAGGAACAGCAATGGTATCGGGAAATAGCAGCGCAGGTTAGGTGA
- a CDS encoding ABC transporter ATP-binding protein: protein MFYVPALPGQSYDCGLFAFLIYIINLPAPIRKISEANTRIKLGVVAWQRISSLEKQPHTVPDGNSELVTAVGKVEFKNVSFHYQPNITILKNISITAIPGDVWAIVGPSGAGKSSFAIACPY, encoded by the coding sequence ATGTTTTACGTCCCCGCGCTTCCAGGGCAATCTTACGATTGCGGATTATTTGCCTTTCTGATTTATATCATCAATCTGCCGGCTCCCATTCGAAAAATCAGCGAAGCAAATACCCGGATAAAACTGGGCGTAGTTGCCTGGCAGCGGATTAGTTCCCTGGAGAAGCAGCCCCACACCGTACCGGATGGCAATAGCGAGTTAGTCACGGCCGTGGGAAAGGTGGAGTTCAAAAATGTTTCTTTTCACTATCAGCCAAACATAACTATTCTAAAAAATATTAGTATTACCGCAATTCCTGGCGATGTATGGGCGATTGTGGGCCCAAGCGGCGCGGGAAAATCTTCCTTTGCCATCGCTTGTCCATATTGA
- a CDS encoding EamA family transporter, translating to MWVVFALLSAVFAAATSILAKIGIEGVNSNLATAIRTIVVLVMAWGMVFITGTQNEVADMSTKSWTFLLLSGIATGLSWLCYFKALQIGEASKVVPVDKFSVVITMVLAFVILKETVTAKVIIGGILITAGTFVMIL from the coding sequence ATGTGGGTTGTATTTGCACTATTGTCTGCAGTTTTTGCCGCTGCAACCTCAATTTTGGCTAAGATCGGCATAGAAGGAGTTAATTCGAATTTGGCTACCGCCATTCGTACAATTGTCGTATTAGTGATGGCTTGGGGGATGGTCTTTATTACAGGAACACAAAATGAAGTTGCTGATATGAGTACTAAGAGCTGGACCTTTCTACTATTATCCGGTATAGCTACAGGGCTTTCCTGGTTGTGTTATTTTAAGGCATTGCAAATAGGGGAGGCCTCAAAGGTTGTTCCGGTGGATAAATTCAGTGTGGTTATTACCATGGTGCTTGCCTTTGTTATTTTAAAAGAAACTGTCACGGCAAAGGTCATTATCGGCGGTATTTTAATTACCGCCGGGACATTTGTTATGATATTGTAA
- a CDS encoding EF-hand domain-containing protein: MSISSVSNSWAAILNQYSPYQTTNNNTTNNDTTTNKLDGAAGISSDGDTFQMSGALPPAPPAYNSSGADNSSDSSYSSASTQLSTAEMFSKLDTDGDGAVSESEFAAARPSDVTEEMAQNLYSSFDTDSSGSLTESEYETAMNNAPSLSATDSSSDSSSTTDASQLAAAMMLPPPPANNSDTTTDSSSDSFSSLDSDIVSFLNKIEEGTAADSDIQTMQSELKQYSSTNSYSSSVESNGTKG, from the coding sequence ATGAGTATATCGTCTGTAAGTAATAGCTGGGCCGCTATTTTAAACCAGTATTCTCCCTATCAAACTACAAATAACAATACTACTAACAATGATACAACCACAAACAAACTAGACGGAGCAGCCGGCATTAGTTCTGACGGCGATACGTTCCAAATGTCCGGAGCATTGCCCCCGGCGCCGCCAGCGTATAACAGCAGCGGCGCTGACAACAGTTCCGATAGTTCTTATAGTTCTGCTTCGACTCAGCTGTCGACAGCGGAAATGTTCAGCAAGCTGGACACTGATGGCGACGGCGCGGTGAGCGAGTCGGAATTTGCGGCGGCACGTCCCAGTGATGTTACCGAGGAAATGGCCCAAAATCTCTACAGCAGCTTTGATACGGACAGCTCTGGATCGTTGACGGAATCCGAGTATGAAACGGCCATGAATAATGCGCCTTCCCTATCCGCCACTGACAGCAGCTCTGATTCAAGCAGCACCACGGATGCCTCCCAACTGGCGGCGGCAATGATGCTGCCACCGCCGCCCGCAAATAACAGCGATACCACGACTGACAGCAGCTCCGATAGTTTCAGCAGCCTGGATTCCGACATCGTAAGTTTTTTAAATAAAATAGAAGAAGGCACGGCTGCCGATTCCGATATACAAACCATGCAAAGCGAGCTGAAACAATACAGCAGCACGAATAGTTATAGTTCTTCCGTTGAATCAAATGGTACAAAAGGTTAA
- the pxpB gene encoding 5-oxoprolinase subunit PxpB, with amino-acid sequence MNNFLADVKLLVAGEHGLVVEFGSVISPKINLLVQQFTRLIIADTIPGIVEVVPTYRSVTVYFDPLIITQQNLSRFVKKILSDIKPRELETLSSVIVHVPVCYGGVLGPDLEYVARYAGLSLREVIKVHTSKPYLVYMLGFTPGFPYLGGLQEQLVVPRQEKPRMNVPAGSVGIGGNQTGFYPSESPGEWWLIGRTPLKAFDPQQSNPFLVAAGDYVQFVAIELDEYFKIRREVAAGIYKPQVSHR; translated from the coding sequence ATGAATAACTTCTTAGCTGACGTTAAACTGCTTGTTGCCGGTGAACATGGCTTAGTAGTTGAATTTGGCAGTGTAATTTCTCCGAAAATTAACCTTTTAGTCCAGCAATTCACGCGGCTGATTATTGCCGATACAATTCCGGGCATAGTGGAAGTAGTACCGACTTACCGGTCGGTTACTGTTTATTTTGACCCTCTGATAATTACCCAACAGAACTTGTCCCGGTTTGTAAAAAAAATTCTCAGCGATATCAAGCCCCGAGAGCTGGAAACCTTATCGTCTGTTATTGTTCATGTTCCGGTTTGTTATGGCGGTGTTCTGGGGCCTGATCTGGAATATGTGGCGCGGTATGCCGGCTTATCCTTGAGGGAAGTCATAAAAGTTCATACTTCAAAGCCTTACCTGGTTTATATGCTGGGGTTTACGCCCGGATTTCCTTATTTGGGCGGTCTGCAAGAGCAGCTGGTAGTACCCCGGCAGGAAAAGCCCCGGATGAATGTCCCGGCGGGATCAGTGGGCATAGGCGGCAATCAGACCGGGTTTTATCCCAGTGAAAGTCCGGGAGAATGGTGGCTGATCGGGCGCACTCCGCTGAAAGCCTTTGATCCGCAGCAAAGCAACCCTTTTTTAGTCGCGGCCGGCGACTATGTACAATTTGTTGCTATTGAACTGGATGAATATTTCAAAATTCGCCGGGAAGTGGCGGCAGGAATCTATAAACCCCAAGTCAGCCATAGGTGA
- a CDS encoding LysR family transcriptional regulator produces MEIRQLKTFMSIVKLGNFSQAAQFLGYTQSTVTTHIQLLEKEFNTVLFERLGHQLMLTTDGERLYDYAEQITKLAEDTKNELENFDIPRGPIIIGMPESLCRYYLTDLLKEYVSLYPDVDLKLKLGIGSDFRNLLRKNMMDIALFLEKEVADVDLVAKLLWPESIVMVASPNHSLAKLDGIKVKDLRNQILVFTDSGSNYQTVLKEYLAKAAIHPRTILEIGQIDTIKQFVMSNIGITILPFAAVKGEIDAGDLVVLKWQDIDLQTNAYLVYHKEKWLSRAIQAFIKLVQERLLK; encoded by the coding sequence TTGGAAATTCGACAATTGAAAACCTTTATGAGCATCGTAAAGCTGGGAAATTTCTCTCAGGCAGCTCAGTTTTTGGGATATACCCAATCGACGGTAACCACCCATATTCAATTGCTGGAAAAAGAGTTCAATACGGTGCTGTTTGAACGGCTTGGACATCAGCTCATGCTGACGACAGACGGCGAAAGACTGTATGATTATGCCGAACAGATTACTAAGCTGGCGGAAGATACCAAAAATGAACTGGAGAATTTCGACATACCTCGCGGGCCGATTATCATCGGCATGCCAGAGTCGTTATGCCGCTACTATTTAACGGATCTGCTTAAAGAATATGTCTCCTTGTATCCGGATGTGGATTTAAAGCTAAAGCTGGGCATTGGCAGCGACTTCCGCAATTTACTGCGAAAAAATATGATGGATATAGCGCTCTTTCTGGAAAAGGAAGTAGCGGATGTTGATTTGGTCGCTAAATTGTTATGGCCGGAATCAATTGTGATGGTAGCTTCGCCTAACCATTCGTTAGCGAAACTGGATGGAATTAAGGTCAAAGATTTGCGGAACCAGATACTTGTTTTCACTGATTCGGGCAGCAACTACCAAACGGTGCTGAAAGAATATTTGGCAAAAGCAGCGATTCATCCCCGGACAATTTTGGAAATAGGGCAGATTGATACGATCAAACAATTTGTCATGAGCAACATTGGGATCACAATACTGCCATTTGCCGCAGTGAAAGGGGAAATCGACGCAGGCGATCTGGTTGTTCTAAAGTGGCAGGACATTGATCTTCAGACAAATGCATATTTGGTATATCATAAAGAAAAATGGCTTTCCCGTGCGATACAGGCATTTATCAAGTTGGTTCAGGAGCGGCTGTTGAAATAG
- a CDS encoding 4Fe-4S dicluster domain-containing protein, with protein MTLKQYYIDPNRCAGCGRCLAICPAKAIKLLATNTMQIQAHKCIRCGSCKKICKRNAVSYRVRLQF; from the coding sequence ATGACGCTTAAACAATATTATATTGATCCCAACCGCTGCGCCGGCTGCGGCCGGTGTCTGGCTATCTGTCCGGCAAAAGCAATTAAGCTGTTGGCAACAAATACGATGCAAATTCAAGCTCATAAATGCATACGCTGTGGTTCCTGTAAAAAAATCTGTAAGCGAAATGCGGTTTCCTATCGCGTGCGGCTGCAGTTTTGA
- a CDS encoding RMD1 family protein yields MQVEFKAVVLANELHLTNIAQHFGIAKKFKWEESLQLRDNALQGIVHNPEGKWISIFHFGSIVFVNFQHHEIMDVVNYLQKIEPDMDSKAPFRYADDYKLEIDPTVPPAINNDFMVTAQAAVYHLEIVSTVLAKSVALDKIEFDISILLDKIEDVVTHLYQGDLSVSDEKLAQMSASILGFKLNTLSYVMLLDKPAITWVNEEAGILFNELSTLFELDERYGNIRHKTDALMDITEVFTGLAHAKRGNRLEWAVIILIAIEICLSLIDLFLKF; encoded by the coding sequence ATGCAGGTAGAATTTAAAGCTGTCGTTTTAGCAAATGAACTCCATCTTACCAATATCGCCCAGCATTTTGGCATTGCCAAAAAGTTTAAGTGGGAAGAATCGCTGCAGCTGCGGGATAATGCCTTGCAGGGCATAGTACATAATCCGGAAGGCAAGTGGATCTCAATCTTCCATTTTGGCAGTATTGTGTTTGTAAATTTTCAACACCATGAAATCATGGATGTGGTGAACTATTTACAAAAAATTGAACCGGATATGGATAGCAAAGCTCCTTTTCGCTATGCAGACGACTACAAGCTGGAAATTGACCCCACCGTGCCGCCTGCCATTAACAATGACTTTATGGTGACGGCTCAGGCTGCTGTTTATCATCTGGAAATCGTGTCCACAGTTTTAGCAAAGTCGGTAGCACTGGATAAAATCGAATTTGATATTAGCATTCTGCTGGATAAAATCGAAGATGTTGTAACCCACCTTTATCAAGGAGATCTGTCTGTCTCAGATGAAAAATTAGCGCAAATGTCTGCCAGTATTCTGGGTTTCAAGTTGAACACGCTCTCCTATGTTATGTTGTTGGATAAACCTGCTATCACCTGGGTCAACGAAGAAGCAGGTATCTTATTCAATGAATTGAGCACCCTCTTTGAACTGGATGAACGATACGGCAATATCCGCCATAAGACAGATGCTTTGATGGATATTACCGAGGTATTTACCGGCTTGGCTCATGCCAAGCGCGGCAATCGTTTGGAATGGGCAGTCATTATTTTGATCGCAATCGAAATTTGCTTGTCCCTCATTGATTTGTTTCTGAAATTTTAA
- a CDS encoding methyl-accepting chemotaxis protein gives MSIKTKIVVLLIVSLVFSGIIIGGAGIFVLYQQTLHSTELTMNNQTLQLAGQVGDLLASFEKSGKTYGADSDLQSGDLSRIQSKIDSYFGTAWGVDRLNFIDSAGKRTAIAPYNDKAIGDDLSDRKFFRDSMKDQKSHVSNAIISRATGIPSIIITQPVKRENGSMAGMVLQAVNLDTLQNFLGQVKVGSTGVAAIVTDDGTIIAHSNKELTKTQKKIPVALLQRFADQPGHLLSYTDVSDRESVALAIPIRDTGWEAIVSLPTEEFKNGFYSSLFWMIAALAVSLLIIGLISWRFLLRTLHPIGVLMQEAEKIAGGDLTQLTLSIHSQDEIGRLASSFEKMLAGLRSLMSQVSEAADQVAASSEQLSASTEESAQAANQVASSIMKTNQGARQQKKDIEHILALIEKIASSVENGSHNANMAAELTERVVQSAVTGNADVQKAMGQMEKIRQRVDDLAKVIEELGRKSQEIGSIVETIAGIAGQTNLLALNAAIESARAGEQGRGFAVVADNVRQLAEQSQQAAKQISERITDIQGKMESAVAAMTVSMDETRKGTETVDKAGRAFQAIEMQIHETAEIAKSMANELNGLNSHSTQVLTASQDVDAISREIADQAEQVSTVTEEQAASMEEIAASGEALTNLAEKLKNAMQQFKV, from the coding sequence ATGTCAATTAAAACTAAAATTGTTGTTTTGCTCATTGTATCGCTCGTTTTTTCAGGAATTATTATTGGCGGTGCCGGAATTTTCGTATTATATCAACAGACTTTGCATAGTACGGAATTGACAATGAATAATCAGACTCTGCAGCTTGCCGGACAGGTTGGCGATCTGCTTGCGTCTTTTGAAAAAAGCGGGAAGACGTATGGGGCGGACAGTGATTTACAGTCCGGAGATTTGTCCCGCATACAGTCTAAGATTGATTCTTATTTTGGTACAGCATGGGGAGTTGACCGGCTCAATTTTATTGATTCGGCAGGGAAAAGAACAGCCATCGCCCCATACAATGACAAGGCAATCGGCGATGATTTATCTGACCGGAAATTTTTCCGGGACAGCATGAAGGATCAAAAATCCCATGTCAGCAATGCGATCATAAGCCGGGCCACAGGGATACCTTCGATTATAATTACCCAGCCGGTCAAGCGGGAAAACGGTTCGATGGCAGGAATGGTTTTGCAAGCTGTAAATTTAGACACGCTGCAGAATTTTCTGGGACAGGTGAAAGTGGGATCAACAGGAGTGGCGGCTATTGTTACGGATGACGGCACAATCATTGCACACTCCAATAAAGAATTAACTAAAACGCAGAAAAAAATTCCAGTTGCTCTGCTGCAGCGTTTTGCCGATCAACCGGGACACCTGCTGTCGTATACAGATGTATCTGACAGGGAATCGGTTGCATTAGCCATTCCAATTCGTGATACAGGCTGGGAAGCGATTGTTTCTCTTCCTACAGAAGAATTTAAGAACGGATTTTATAGCAGTCTGTTCTGGATGATTGCTGCGCTTGCTGTCAGTCTGTTGATCATCGGCCTGATCAGTTGGCGATTTTTGCTGAGAACATTACACCCAATCGGCGTTTTGATGCAAGAGGCGGAAAAGATTGCCGGCGGCGATCTTACTCAACTGACATTATCCATCCATTCTCAGGATGAGATCGGGAGACTTGCAAGCAGTTTTGAAAAGATGCTAGCCGGTCTGCGATCATTGATGTCACAGGTTTCTGAAGCTGCGGATCAAGTGGCAGCTTCGTCAGAACAGCTGAGTGCCAGTACGGAAGAATCGGCACAAGCGGCTAATCAAGTTGCCAGTTCCATAATGAAAACGAACCAGGGGGCGCGGCAGCAGAAAAAAGATATTGAGCATATTCTTGCTTTAATCGAAAAGATAGCGTCGAGCGTGGAAAATGGTTCGCACAATGCCAATATGGCAGCAGAATTAACCGAAAGAGTGGTTCAGTCTGCTGTTACGGGAAATGCAGATGTGCAAAAGGCAATGGGACAAATGGAAAAAATCAGGCAGCGGGTAGACGATTTAGCAAAGGTCATTGAAGAACTGGGCAGGAAATCGCAGGAAATCGGTTCGATTGTTGAAACGATTGCGGGAATTGCCGGACAAACCAATCTACTGGCACTTAATGCTGCAATTGAATCGGCGCGCGCCGGTGAACAAGGGCGCGGTTTTGCTGTGGTGGCGGATAATGTACGACAGCTGGCCGAGCAGTCTCAGCAAGCTGCCAAACAAATTTCGGAACGGATTACGGATATTCAAGGAAAAATGGAAAGCGCTGTAGCGGCGATGACGGTTAGTATGGATGAAACCCGGAAAGGTACAGAGACTGTTGATAAAGCTGGCCGTGCATTTCAAGCTATTGAAATGCAGATACATGAAACTGCTGAAATTGCAAAATCCATGGCAAATGAATTGAACGGATTAAACAGTCACAGTACGCAGGTACTGACTGCATCGCAAGATGTCGATGCCATTAGCCGGGAGATAGCAGACCAGGCAGAGCAGGTTTCAACGGTTACAGAGGAACAAGCCGCATCAATGGAGGAGATTGCCGCTTCCGGTGAGGCATTAACAAATTTGGCGGAGAAGCTTAAAAATGCGATGCAGCAGTTTAAAGTTTAG
- the dapF gene encoding diaminopimelate epimerase: MNFDYYKYHGLGNDYIVIDPHQNNIELDTHAVKLICHRNFGVGSDGILYGPSIEGNNIHLRIFNPDGSEAEKSGNGIRIFSRYLFDAGYLKSAHFYLETLGGRVYVELLDSSASNIRVDMGKVTFHSTEIPVAGNPRDVVNEPFRLNDEVYNITCVSIGNPHCVVPLHNISKKLAEEIGPIIENHIHFPNRINVQLLKVIDRNNIQIEIWERGAGYTLASGSSSCAAASAAYKLGLVSNNVSVHMPGGMLQVQIDADSRVHMTGPVSGICKGFFSDDLRNQLNKSQHK; the protein is encoded by the coding sequence ATGAATTTTGATTATTACAAATATCACGGCTTAGGCAACGACTATATTGTTATCGACCCACACCAAAATAACATTGAGCTTGATACTCACGCCGTTAAACTTATATGCCATCGTAATTTTGGCGTGGGCTCCGATGGTATCTTGTATGGGCCAAGCATCGAAGGCAACAATATACATTTACGCATCTTTAATCCCGATGGCAGCGAAGCTGAAAAAAGCGGGAACGGAATACGAATATTCTCACGCTATTTATTCGATGCAGGCTATCTTAAATCCGCTCACTTTTATTTGGAAACTCTTGGCGGCAGGGTCTATGTCGAATTATTAGACTCCTCCGCCAGCAATATCCGTGTGGACATGGGCAAAGTAACTTTCCATAGTACTGAAATTCCCGTTGCCGGCAACCCGCGCGATGTTGTAAACGAACCATTCCGGCTCAATGATGAAGTATATAACATCACCTGCGTGTCAATAGGAAACCCTCATTGTGTGGTCCCTTTACATAACATCTCTAAAAAATTAGCAGAAGAGATTGGGCCTATTATAGAAAATCATATACACTTCCCTAACCGGATCAACGTACAGCTGTTAAAGGTGATTGATCGTAACAACATACAAATTGAGATATGGGAACGAGGAGCCGGCTATACGTTAGCTTCGGGCAGCAGCAGTTGTGCGGCAGCCAGCGCTGCCTATAAACTGGGTCTTGTCTCAAACAACGTTAGTGTACATATGCCCGGGGGAATGCTGCAAGTACAAATTGACGCTGATAGCCGAGTGCATATGACGGGGCCGGTCAGCGGCATTTGTAAAGGCTTCTTCTCAGATGACCTGCGGAATCAATTAAATAAATCACAGCATAAATAA
- a CDS encoding response regulator transcription factor, which produces MKNILIIEDDLDIAELERDYLQLNGYRTEIIQDGLLGLEKAVSGMYDVVVVDLMLPHKDGYEIIKEIRKKQEIPVIVVSAKMEDIDKIRGLDFGADDYLTKPFSPAELAARVKAHLKRYERLKGAAAFDVIQHKGLEINTAAHKVFVNGKEIQMTAKEYDLLAFLAANPDIVFSKEHIFARIWGDDCYGDTATVAVHIQKIRKKIEKDASNPEFIETLWGTGYRFNSL; this is translated from the coding sequence ATGAAAAACATTTTGATTATTGAAGACGATTTGGATATCGCCGAACTGGAACGGGATTATCTGCAGCTGAACGGCTATCGGACGGAAATCATTCAAGACGGGCTGCTGGGTCTGGAAAAAGCGGTTTCGGGTATGTATGACGTTGTTGTTGTCGATTTGATGCTGCCGCATAAAGACGGCTATGAAATCATCAAGGAGATTCGAAAAAAGCAGGAAATACCGGTTATTGTCGTATCGGCCAAGATGGAAGATATTGATAAAATCAGGGGGCTGGATTTCGGTGCGGATGACTATTTGACGAAACCGTTCAGCCCGGCTGAGCTGGCAGCCAGGGTTAAGGCTCATCTTAAAAGATATGAACGGCTGAAAGGAGCGGCTGCTTTTGACGTAATTCAGCATAAGGGCCTTGAGATCAATACGGCAGCCCACAAAGTATTTGTTAACGGCAAAGAGATCCAAATGACAGCAAAGGAATACGATCTCTTAGCTTTTCTGGCGGCCAATCCCGATATCGTTTTTAGTAAAGAGCATATTTTTGCTAGAATCTGGGGCGATGACTGCTATGGAGATACAGCCACTGTAGCTGTGCATATTCAAAAAATCCGTAAAAAAATCGAAAAGGATGCTTCGAATCCGGAGTTCATTGAAACGTTGTGGGGAACAGGCTATCGCTTTAATTCACTATAA
- a CDS encoding HAMP domain-containing sensor histidine kinase: MFQHKDRQQTERYPDQQNREELSDIFRQMHHHRHHHGEFLRHYKYFRYLRPGGILFTLLILYLLFTWVGMKEAAVFFAVLIVAKEILQFFVLLRLEKRIFKPMINLKQGLGEVAQGNYKVKVEYDKPNDLGLLIDAFNEMTAKLAESERIQGEYEGNRKALIANISHDLKTPITAIQGYIEALLEDAVTPVERKSKYLQTIHHNAVYVNKLIDDLFLFSKLDMQKLKFQYQVVPIKAFMDDLMEEYKFDFAERNIQFQYQPQLEQDVRVNLDGKRFHQAVHNIMSNAVQHGPEADLSILVYMYQQNGFVCIALQDNGPGIPEDKIPFIFDRFYRIDSERPKNFSGTGLGLAIARELIEAHGGKITVSSVEGEGSCFTIMLPIWQGREGEVCE; the protein is encoded by the coding sequence ATGTTTCAACATAAGGACCGGCAGCAAACAGAGCGGTATCCGGATCAACAAAACCGTGAGGAGCTTTCTGATATTTTCCGGCAAATGCATCATCATAGACATCACCACGGGGAGTTTTTACGACACTATAAATATTTTCGCTATCTTCGTCCCGGCGGTATATTGTTTACCCTCCTGATCCTTTATCTATTGTTTACATGGGTGGGAATGAAGGAAGCTGCTGTTTTTTTTGCAGTGTTAATTGTGGCAAAAGAAATTTTGCAGTTCTTTGTTTTGCTGCGTTTGGAGAAAAGAATATTCAAGCCGATGATAAACTTAAAACAAGGGCTGGGTGAAGTTGCCCAGGGGAACTATAAAGTTAAGGTAGAGTATGACAAACCGAATGATCTTGGACTATTGATTGATGCTTTCAATGAAATGACGGCAAAATTGGCTGAAAGCGAACGGATTCAGGGGGAGTATGAGGGAAATCGCAAGGCCCTGATTGCAAATATTTCCCACGATTTAAAAACGCCGATAACTGCCATCCAAGGTTATATTGAAGCCCTTTTGGAGGATGCGGTTACTCCTGTGGAGAGAAAAAGCAAGTATCTGCAGACGATTCATCATAATGCGGTTTATGTGAATAAACTCATTGATGATCTTTTCTTATTTTCAAAATTAGATATGCAGAAGTTGAAGTTTCAATATCAGGTTGTGCCGATCAAGGCATTTATGGATGACCTGATGGAGGAATATAAGTTTGACTTTGCCGAACGAAATATCCAGTTTCAATATCAGCCGCAGTTGGAACAGGATGTCCGGGTCAATCTGGATGGGAAACGGTTTCACCAGGCTGTTCATAATATTATGAGCAACGCCGTCCAGCATGGGCCGGAAGCTGACTTATCCATATTGGTTTATATGTATCAGCAGAACGGTTTTGTCTGCATTGCGCTTCAAGACAACGGCCCCGGTATTCCGGAAGATAAGATTCCTTTTATTTTTGACCGGTTTTACCGTATTGACAGCGAACGTCCCAAGAATTTTTCGGGGACGGGATTGGGACTGGCAATCGCCAGGGAACTGATAGAAGCTCACGGGGGAAAAATTACCGTTTCCAGCGTAGAAGGCGAAGGAAGTTGTTTCACCATCATGCTTCCGATTTGGCAGGGCAGGGAAGGGGAAGTTTGCGAATGA